A DNA window from Tenuifilaceae bacterium CYCD contains the following coding sequences:
- the nusA gene encoding transcription termination/antitermination protein NusA, which translates to MENLNLIDTFSEFKELKSIDRPTMMSVLEDVFRNMLIKLYGSDDNFDIIINIDKGDFEIWRNREVVEDADFEDPNRQISLTQARKIDEDYEVGEEVTAEVKLSEFGRRAILALRQNLTSRIMELEKNNLYNKYKDRIGEIITGEVYQVWKKEILVLDDENNELVLPKTEQIASDFYRKGDSIRAVVFKVEMKNNSPQIILSRVANAFLERLFELEVPEIFDGLITIKKIVRIPGERAKVAVESYDERIDPVGACVGMKGSRIHGIVRELRNENIDVINYTNNTQLYIQRALSPAKITSIKIDEPGKRAEVYLKPNEVSLAIGKGGYNIKLASQLTGYEIDVYRETENEDEEDVNLDEFVDEIDSWIIDTLKGIGCDTAKSVIEIPFKELVKRTDLEEETVKEIIRILKSEFE; encoded by the coding sequence ATGGAAAATCTAAATCTAATCGACACTTTTTCAGAGTTCAAAGAACTAAAGAGTATCGACAGGCCAACCATGATGAGCGTATTGGAAGATGTTTTCCGTAATATGCTGATCAAACTTTACGGTTCCGACGATAATTTCGACATTATTATCAATATAGATAAAGGAGACTTTGAAATATGGCGTAATCGCGAGGTGGTTGAGGATGCTGATTTTGAAGATCCAAATCGTCAGATTTCTCTTACTCAGGCTCGTAAAATAGATGAGGACTACGAGGTTGGCGAAGAGGTAACCGCGGAAGTTAAATTATCGGAGTTTGGCCGTAGGGCCATCTTGGCATTGCGCCAGAATTTAACCTCCCGAATTATGGAGTTGGAAAAGAATAACCTTTACAATAAATATAAGGATAGAATTGGTGAGATTATTACCGGTGAGGTTTACCAAGTTTGGAAAAAGGAAATTCTTGTTCTCGACGATGAGAACAATGAGTTGGTTCTCCCAAAAACCGAGCAAATTGCATCGGATTTTTACCGTAAGGGCGATAGCATCAGGGCTGTTGTTTTCAAAGTTGAGATGAAAAACAATTCACCCCAAATTATCCTTTCGCGTGTGGCGAATGCCTTTTTGGAAAGACTCTTTGAACTTGAAGTTCCCGAAATATTCGATGGACTAATCACCATTAAGAAAATAGTTCGTATTCCTGGTGAACGCGCCAAGGTGGCCGTTGAATCGTACGATGAGCGAATTGACCCAGTTGGAGCATGCGTTGGTATGAAGGGAAGCCGTATTCATGGAATTGTTCGTGAACTACGTAACGAGAACATCGATGTAATTAACTACACAAATAATACTCAGCTTTACATTCAGCGCGCTTTAAGCCCTGCAAAAATCACATCAATAAAAATTGATGAGCCAGGGAAGCGGGCCGAGGTTTACCTTAAACCCAATGAGGTTTCACTAGCAATTGGAAAGGGTGGTTACAATATCAAGTTGGCCAGTCAATTGACGGGATACGAGATTGATGTTTACCGCGAAACTGAAAATGAGGATGAGGAGGATGTTAATCTGGATGAATTTGTTGATGAAATTGATAGCTGGATTATCGATACATTAAAGGGTATAGGTTGCGATACAGCTAAGAGCGTGATTGAGATTCCTTTCAAAGAACTGGTTAAGCGTACCGATTTAGAGGAGGAAACTGTAAAAGAAATTATCAGAATATTGAAATCAGAGTTTGAATAG
- the rimP gene encoding ribosome maturation factor RimP: MVQGTVSPVLLNISEMIKKEIVESIVRPRLEEENLFLVEISISASNCILITIDGDKGVGIDACVAISRLVESSLNREEEDFELEVASAGIGQPLKIVRQYVKNIGREVEVLKKNGEKLKGVITAATDKDFTVTYTKKVAVEGKKAKQNIEQVETLAYGDVKTTKEVISFK; the protein is encoded by the coding sequence ATGGTGCAGGGGACAGTGTCCCCTGTTTTGTTAAACATAAGTGAAATGATTAAGAAGGAGATTGTTGAATCGATTGTGCGACCAAGACTTGAGGAGGAAAATCTTTTCCTTGTTGAAATCAGCATCAGTGCATCTAATTGCATTCTGATCACTATCGATGGAGATAAGGGTGTGGGGATTGATGCTTGCGTTGCAATTAGTCGTTTGGTAGAATCGAGCCTTAACCGCGAAGAGGAGGATTTTGAACTGGAGGTTGCTTCTGCGGGAATTGGCCAGCCCTTAAAAATAGTTCGTCAATATGTTAAGAATATTGGTCGAGAGGTAGAGGTTCTCAAAAAAAATGGTGAAAAGTTGAAAGGCGTTATCACTGCTGCAACCGATAAGGATTTCACCGTTACTTACACCAAAAAGGTTGCTGTAGAGGGTAAAAAAGCGAAGCAAAACATCGAACAGGTGGAAACGCTCGCTTATGGTGACGTTAAAACAACCAAAGAGGTAATTTCATTTAAATAG
- a CDS encoding transcriptional regulator: protein MNRIDRLSAIITFLQSRSLVTAQQIADRFEISLRTVYRDINALMESGIPIAGEAGRGYSIETGYHLPPIMFTREEAAAMITTGKMAEKFTDISLNQNYNSALEKVKAVMRFSDKEFMEKLDKQILVIYPNSQKEEFPNCFIAPIQKALAQNNVITLNYLSNSKNETTKREIEPVGICFYGGKWHLLAFCRLRKDYRDFRVDRIKNLNINTEVFQSNHPPINKLIEHFTESSNNIRVTLRFPKFLYKKISDYKYYYGFTTETIEEHSFTMTFLMDSLEWIEYWLLSLGKNVEIIEPQGLVDSMRIRAKELYSYYK from the coding sequence ATGAACAGAATAGACCGACTCTCTGCCATAATTACCTTTCTTCAATCGCGCAGCCTAGTCACAGCTCAACAAATTGCCGATAGATTTGAAATTAGCCTACGAACTGTTTACCGCGATATTAATGCGCTTATGGAATCGGGGATTCCAATTGCAGGCGAGGCTGGCAGGGGCTACTCTATTGAAACAGGCTACCACCTACCACCAATTATGTTCACCCGCGAGGAGGCTGCCGCAATGATTACCACGGGAAAAATGGCCGAGAAATTTACCGACATATCACTAAATCAGAACTACAACTCAGCGCTAGAGAAAGTAAAAGCCGTTATGCGTTTCAGCGATAAAGAGTTCATGGAAAAACTCGACAAACAAATACTGGTTATTTACCCAAACTCCCAGAAGGAGGAGTTTCCGAACTGTTTTATAGCTCCAATTCAAAAAGCATTGGCCCAAAACAATGTAATTACCCTAAACTACTTATCTAATTCAAAAAATGAGACCACAAAGCGAGAGATTGAACCTGTGGGTATTTGTTTTTATGGTGGGAAATGGCACTTGCTGGCGTTCTGCAGACTACGCAAGGATTATCGCGATTTTAGGGTTGATAGAATTAAAAATCTAAACATAAACACCGAAGTATTTCAGAGCAATCACCCTCCTATTAATAAACTTATTGAGCATTTTACCGAAAGTTCTAACAACATACGAGTAACGCTTCGCTTTCCAAAATTCCTTTACAAAAAAATCTCTGATTATAAATATTACTATGGATTTACAACCGAAACTATTGAAGAGCATTCATTTACAATGACATTCCTAATGGATTCACTAGAATGGATTGAGTACTGGCTATTATCGCTTGGTAAAAATGTTGAAATTATAGAGCCTCAAGGACTTGTGGACAGTATGAGAATTAGGGCAAAAGAGCTCTACTCCTATTATAAATGA
- a CDS encoding glutamine amidotransferase translates to MKKKIFVFLFDGFSDWEIAYLSPEIKKSSAFDLIYFSKDCKPVQSMGGLRVLPEMSLPEIQVDDIEMLILPGGIPWEKGENTEIDPLVKTLFAKRKTIAAICAATTYLGRHGFLNNLKHTSNCLDYLKMLTPGYSGEKYYIDLPAVTDSNIITANGVSPIEFAKEVFVKLKLYDEIYTEKWFQLFKNGIWSE, encoded by the coding sequence ATGAAGAAAAAAATATTTGTATTCCTTTTCGATGGATTCTCGGATTGGGAAATAGCCTACCTTTCGCCCGAAATAAAGAAAAGCAGTGCGTTCGATCTGATCTATTTCTCCAAGGATTGCAAGCCCGTACAATCGATGGGCGGACTGCGAGTGCTCCCCGAAATGTCACTACCAGAGATACAGGTTGATGATATCGAGATGCTGATTCTACCCGGCGGAATACCCTGGGAAAAAGGTGAAAACACCGAAATAGACCCGCTTGTAAAAACTCTGTTCGCAAAAAGGAAGACAATTGCTGCAATATGCGCGGCAACCACCTATTTAGGACGACATGGTTTTTTAAACAATCTGAAACACACCAGCAACTGCCTCGACTATTTAAAAATGCTTACACCAGGTTATTCAGGAGAAAAATATTACATAGATTTGCCTGCGGTCACCGATAGTAATATCATTACGGCCAACGGAGTTTCCCCAATTGAATTTGCCAAGGAAGTATTTGTAAAATTGAAACTTTACGATGAAATTTATACAGAAAAATGGTTTCAACTATTTAAGAACGGAATATGGAGCGAATAG
- a CDS encoding radical SAM protein: protein MPRYLEAKTILSTVKNKPDPYFGLSYSMNLYRGCQHSCIYCDSRSDCYQLGDLSDIRIKKDATQLLERELRSKKTRGTVGFGSMNDCYMPVEREYQLTRKALQLMIKYKFPVHIITKSDLVIRDLDLLKEITKIYAAASITITTVSDDLSSIIEPYAPISSRRFEALKQISNAGIYCGITFMPVLPYINDTKENISEMVIKASECGAKYILPFLGLTMRDSQREYLYQQFDRHFPELRRQYSLKFGNNYNCPSPNASELYEILYDLCKEKGIATQMNFYKPEQPIQQKLNFQ, encoded by the coding sequence ATGCCACGGTATCTTGAAGCGAAAACAATACTAAGCACCGTTAAAAATAAGCCCGATCCTTACTTCGGGCTTAGCTACAGCATGAACCTTTACCGTGGCTGTCAGCATAGCTGCATATACTGCGATTCCAGAAGCGATTGCTATCAACTTGGCGACCTGTCTGACATCCGAATAAAGAAAGATGCAACTCAACTTTTAGAACGAGAACTCCGAAGCAAAAAAACGAGAGGAACCGTAGGATTTGGATCGATGAACGATTGCTATATGCCTGTTGAACGCGAATATCAACTTACCCGAAAGGCTTTACAATTAATGATTAAGTACAAATTTCCCGTACACATAATCACTAAAAGCGACCTTGTAATTAGAGACCTCGATTTGCTCAAAGAAATAACAAAAATATACGCCGCGGCTTCAATCACCATAACAACAGTTAGTGATGATTTGAGTAGTATTATTGAACCCTACGCACCGATTTCGAGCAGAAGGTTTGAGGCTTTAAAACAAATTTCGAATGCTGGTATTTACTGCGGAATTACCTTTATGCCTGTTCTACCATATATTAATGACACCAAGGAAAATATCTCTGAAATGGTGATTAAAGCCTCGGAATGTGGTGCAAAATACATTCTTCCCTTTTTGGGGCTAACAATGCGCGACAGTCAACGTGAATACTTATACCAACAGTTCGACAGGCATTTTCCAGAACTACGCCGCCAGTACTCACTAAAATTTGGAAATAATTACAACTGCCCCTCTCCAAATGCTAGTGAACTCTACGAGATTCTCTATGACCTATGCAAGGAGAAAGGAATTGCAACTCAAATGAACTTTTATAAACCAGAACAGCCTATACAGCAAAAACTTAATTTTCAATAA
- a CDS encoding glycosyl transferase translates to MQIAVNTRLLLKNRLEGIGWFTYENFRRITQQHPEHHFYFLFDRPYSEEFIFSSNITPVILSPQSRHPFLWYIWFELSVSNFLNKNRIDVFVSPDGYLSLNAKVPQMAVIHDINFHHNPKGLPLLTSWYLNRYFPRYAHKANRIATVSHASKNDIMSCYGINAEKVDVVYNGANEAFSPLTENEIAKVRNQISGGLPYFVFVGAFNPRKNVGALINAYSIFRQKTKADIKLVLVGEPMFKTQSIKDAYKKSVYKNDIVFAGRKGVETLREIVGASLAMIYPSLFEGFGIPILEAMKCDIPLAVSNTTSMPEIAGDAAIYFDPTDNNTIALAMEQLWSNSLLRNQLISNARVQREKFNWENSANELYKSIIKCVQ, encoded by the coding sequence ATGCAAATTGCAGTTAACACAAGATTACTACTTAAAAATAGGCTTGAAGGAATAGGATGGTTTACATACGAAAACTTTCGAAGAATCACCCAGCAACACCCAGAGCATCACTTCTACTTTCTTTTCGATAGGCCCTATTCTGAAGAATTTATTTTCTCCTCCAACATCACGCCTGTAATACTCTCGCCACAATCAAGGCATCCATTCCTATGGTACATCTGGTTTGAATTATCCGTATCAAATTTTCTAAATAAAAATAGGATAGATGTTTTTGTTTCGCCCGATGGATACCTATCCCTAAATGCCAAAGTTCCGCAGATGGCAGTAATTCACGACATAAACTTCCATCACAATCCAAAAGGATTGCCGCTCCTAACATCATGGTACTTAAATAGGTATTTTCCAAGGTATGCACATAAAGCAAACAGAATTGCAACTGTAAGCCACGCTTCAAAAAACGATATTATGAGTTGCTATGGCATTAATGCCGAAAAGGTTGATGTGGTTTACAATGGCGCAAATGAAGCATTTAGCCCTCTTACTGAAAATGAAATTGCAAAAGTTCGCAACCAAATATCCGGTGGATTGCCATACTTTGTTTTTGTGGGAGCATTTAATCCTCGTAAGAATGTTGGGGCGTTAATAAATGCATACTCAATATTTCGTCAAAAAACTAAGGCAGATATAAAACTCGTGCTTGTAGGCGAGCCAATGTTCAAAACACAATCAATTAAAGATGCTTACAAAAAAAGTGTCTATAAAAACGATATAGTATTTGCTGGTCGTAAAGGGGTTGAAACCCTGAGAGAGATTGTTGGAGCATCGTTGGCCATGATTTACCCATCGCTATTCGAAGGCTTTGGCATTCCTATTCTTGAGGCAATGAAATGCGATATTCCCCTAGCGGTGTCAAATACTACATCAATGCCTGAAATCGCAGGAGATGCTGCAATATATTTCGATCCTACGGACAATAATACAATAGCATTGGCCATGGAGCAATTGTGGAGCAATTCTTTGTTGCGAAACCAACTAATATCTAACGCCCGAGTTCAACGAGAAAAGTTCAACTGGGAAAACTCTGCAAATGAATTATATAAAAGTATTATCAAATGCGTTCAATAA
- the rnhB gene encoding ribonuclease HII, translating to MKTYYKIGVVEAGCDEAGRGCLAGPVFAAAVVLPMNFENPFINDSKQLSVKKRNELRDVIQNNALDYAVASVDNIEIDKINILNASILAMHKAIDGLKRVKPEHLLVDGNKFKLYKRIPHTCIVHGDAIYQSIAAASILAKTYRDEFMVKINKEFPYYKWNENMGYPTKAHREAIAKYGVTPYHRLSYRLINNDTQLKLPIDFKP from the coding sequence ATGAAAACGTATTATAAAATAGGTGTAGTTGAAGCAGGCTGCGATGAGGCAGGACGCGGCTGTCTAGCTGGACCTGTTTTTGCCGCCGCCGTTGTTCTCCCAATGAATTTTGAGAATCCTTTCATAAACGACTCCAAGCAGCTTTCAGTAAAAAAACGGAATGAACTACGGGATGTTATTCAAAATAACGCATTGGACTACGCCGTGGCCAGCGTAGATAATATTGAGATTGATAAAATCAACATACTGAACGCTTCAATACTTGCCATGCATAAAGCCATTGATGGGCTAAAAAGAGTTAAACCCGAACATCTTCTTGTCGATGGCAACAAATTTAAGCTCTACAAAAGAATTCCCCATACCTGCATTGTTCACGGCGATGCAATATATCAGTCCATTGCTGCTGCTTCAATTTTGGCAAAAACCTACCGCGATGAATTCATGGTAAAAATTAACAAAGAATTCCCCTATTATAAATGGAACGAGAACATGGGTTATCCGACTAAAGCGCACCGTGAAGCAATTGCAAAATATGGAGTTACGCCTTACCATCGTTTATCGTACAGGTTAATCAATAACGACACTCAACTAAAACTTCCTATAGATTTTAAACCTTAA
- a CDS encoding aminoacyl-tRNA deacylase, with protein MELKSYRGDPLVYETLEKLNISFEYHEHPPAPTVEEASKYWAGINSTHCKNLFFRNHKGNKHYLVILEYTRQLNIHELEKLLHQGKLTFASPERMMKYLGITPGSVSPFGLLHDSSKHVHLFIDSNLKYAHHLSFHPNLNTASLIIPAPDFFQYLHFIGNTYEFIDII; from the coding sequence ATGGAGCTCAAGAGTTACAGAGGCGATCCACTTGTATACGAAACTCTCGAAAAACTTAATATTTCATTTGAGTACCATGAGCATCCTCCTGCCCCCACAGTGGAGGAAGCATCAAAATATTGGGCAGGAATAAATTCAACCCATTGTAAAAATTTATTTTTCAGAAATCATAAAGGAAACAAGCACTACCTTGTTATACTGGAATACACTCGTCAACTAAACATTCACGAACTGGAGAAATTGTTGCATCAAGGCAAATTAACGTTCGCCTCTCCCGAACGAATGATGAAATACCTTGGAATAACCCCGGGTTCAGTATCTCCATTTGGTTTGCTCCACGACAGCAGTAAACATGTACATCTATTTATCGATAGCAACCTAAAGTATGCGCACCATCTCAGCTTTCATCCTAACCTGAATACGGCTTCGCTCATCATTCCTGCACCAGACTTTTTCCAGTATCTCCATTTTATTGGGAATACCTACGAATTTATTGATATAATATAA
- a CDS encoding ribonucleoside-diphosphate reductase, adenosylcobalamin-dependent: MDKNNTLMEQQVKQKVKTYTFDEAYEASVKYFKGDEMAAKVWVSKYAIKDSFGSIFELDPDDMHRRIARELARIEKKYPNPMSEDEIYELLRDFKYIVPQGGPMTGIGNKFQVASLSNCFVIGTPGNADSYGGILKVDEEQVQLMKRRGGVGHDLSHIRPKGSPVLNSALTSTGVVPFMERYSNSTREVAQDGRRGALMLSISIKHPDSEKFIDAKMEAGKITGANVSVKLDDEFMRAAISEKPYVQQYPIDSTSPKYRQEVNAAEIWKKIIHNAWKSAEPGVLFWDTIIRESVPDCYADLGYKTVSTNPCGEIPLCPYDSCRLIALNLYGYVENPFTSQAKFNFDLFKKHAHAAQRIMDDIIDLELEKIDAIQEKISSDPEDEEIKAVERNLWMKIRRKTIEGRRTGIGITAEGDMLAALNLVYGSDNAVDFAVEVHKTLAVEAYRSSVYLAKDRGAFPIYNAQREKNNPFINRIKSEDEELYNEMVKYGRRNIALLTIAPTGTTSLMTQTTSGIEPVFMPVYKRRRKVNPNDKNVKVTFTDKVGDSWEEFNVFHHKFLVWLEVNGYNPDEVMNYSDDQVEELVKKSPYYGATSNDVDWVNKVRMQGMIQKWVDHSISVTVNLPESVTEEVVSKVYQTAWESGCKGCTVYREGSREGVLISNKKDKADNPGEFPGKRPQVLECDVIRFKNNHEDWVAFVGLFENRPYEVFTGMTEDDVLPIPKAVTKGRIIKIKDEHGSRYDFQYVDKYGYTNTIGGLSHMFNKEFWNYAKLISGVLRNGMPIPDVVNLVSSLRLDSETINTWKAGVERALRKYIPDGTKAKTGKKCTECGSESLVYQEGCLHCKNCGHSKCG; encoded by the coding sequence ATGGATAAAAATAACACCCTAATGGAACAGCAGGTTAAGCAAAAGGTAAAGACATACACTTTTGACGAGGCGTATGAGGCAAGTGTAAAGTATTTTAAGGGCGACGAGATGGCCGCAAAAGTGTGGGTGAGCAAGTATGCCATTAAGGATTCTTTTGGATCCATTTTTGAATTAGATCCTGACGATATGCATCGCAGAATTGCTCGGGAGTTGGCTCGGATTGAAAAAAAGTACCCTAATCCAATGAGCGAAGATGAGATCTATGAGCTGCTTCGCGATTTTAAGTATATCGTACCACAGGGCGGGCCTATGACAGGTATCGGCAATAAGTTTCAGGTTGCGTCGCTATCAAACTGTTTTGTGATAGGAACACCTGGTAATGCCGATTCTTATGGCGGAATTTTAAAGGTAGACGAAGAACAGGTTCAGTTGATGAAACGCAGGGGTGGTGTTGGGCACGACCTTTCTCATATTAGGCCTAAGGGAAGCCCTGTGCTAAATAGCGCGTTAACATCTACAGGAGTTGTGCCGTTCATGGAGCGCTATTCAAACTCAACACGGGAGGTTGCTCAGGATGGTCGCCGTGGAGCGTTGATGCTTAGTATTTCAATTAAGCATCCTGATTCCGAGAAATTCATCGATGCAAAAATGGAAGCTGGTAAAATTACTGGAGCCAATGTTTCGGTGAAACTAGACGATGAGTTCATGCGGGCCGCTATTTCCGAAAAGCCTTATGTTCAGCAGTATCCTATAGACTCAACTAGCCCCAAATATCGTCAGGAGGTTAACGCTGCTGAGATTTGGAAGAAAATTATCCATAATGCATGGAAGTCCGCTGAGCCAGGCGTGCTTTTCTGGGATACAATAATTAGGGAATCGGTTCCTGACTGCTATGCTGATTTAGGGTATAAAACTGTTTCAACAAATCCTTGCGGTGAAATTCCATTGTGCCCTTACGATAGTTGCCGTCTAATAGCTTTGAATTTATATGGTTACGTTGAAAATCCTTTTACATCTCAGGCTAAGTTCAACTTTGATTTATTCAAAAAGCATGCACATGCTGCTCAAAGAATAATGGACGATATAATTGATCTTGAGTTAGAAAAAATTGATGCTATTCAGGAAAAAATATCATCGGATCCCGAGGATGAGGAAATTAAGGCAGTAGAACGCAACCTATGGATGAAGATCCGTCGCAAAACTATTGAAGGGCGCAGGACCGGCATTGGAATAACGGCTGAGGGTGATATGCTTGCTGCGTTGAATCTGGTTTATGGCTCTGACAATGCTGTTGACTTTGCAGTAGAAGTTCATAAGACTCTTGCTGTTGAAGCATACCGTTCATCTGTGTATTTGGCAAAGGATAGGGGTGCTTTCCCGATATATAATGCTCAGCGCGAAAAGAACAATCCATTTATAAATAGGATTAAGTCGGAAGACGAAGAGTTGTATAATGAAATGGTGAAGTATGGACGTAGAAATATTGCGTTGTTGACCATTGCACCAACCGGAACCACAAGTTTGATGACACAAACTACCTCGGGGATAGAGCCTGTATTTATGCCAGTTTACAAGCGCCGTAGGAAGGTAAACCCTAACGACAAGAATGTAAAGGTTACGTTTACCGACAAGGTGGGCGATTCGTGGGAGGAATTCAATGTATTCCATCATAAATTTTTAGTTTGGCTTGAGGTTAATGGTTACAATCCTGATGAGGTGATGAATTATAGCGATGATCAGGTTGAGGAACTTGTTAAAAAATCGCCATACTATGGGGCTACATCCAACGATGTTGATTGGGTTAATAAGGTACGTATGCAGGGAATGATTCAAAAATGGGTTGACCATTCCATTAGTGTTACCGTAAACTTACCCGAAAGTGTAACCGAGGAGGTTGTATCAAAGGTTTACCAAACCGCATGGGAGAGTGGATGTAAGGGCTGTACTGTTTACCGTGAGGGTTCTCGTGAAGGAGTCCTGATCTCGAACAAAAAGGATAAAGCCGATAACCCAGGCGAATTCCCCGGGAAGAGACCGCAGGTGCTTGAGTGCGATGTAATTCGATTTAAGAATAATCATGAGGATTGGGTAGCCTTTGTTGGTCTTTTCGAAAATCGTCCGTATGAGGTATTTACTGGGATGACCGAGGATGATGTGCTACCAATACCTAAAGCCGTTACTAAAGGTAGAATCATCAAAATAAAGGATGAGCATGGAAGTCGTTACGATTTTCAGTATGTCGATAAATACGGATATACAAACACCATTGGTGGACTATCGCACATGTTCAACAAGGAGTTCTGGAACTATGCAAAGTTGATATCGGGTGTTTTACGCAATGGTATGCCAATCCCAGACGTTGTGAATCTTGTGTCGTCGCTTCGACTAGATAGTGAGACCATAAATACATGGAAAGCTGGTGTTGAGAGGGCTCTGCGTAAATATATTCCTGATGGAACAAAGGCAAAAACAGGAAAGAAGTGTACGGAGTGTGGATCAGAGTCGTTGGTTTATCAGGAGGGATGCTTACACTGTAAAAATTGCGGGCATTCTAAGTGTGGATAA